One Miscanthus floridulus cultivar M001 chromosome 11, ASM1932011v1, whole genome shotgun sequence DNA window includes the following coding sequences:
- the LOC136491920 gene encoding mitochondrial phosphate carrier protein 3, mitochondrial-like, whose translation MAVSESSRNALLPSFLYAAQATASHFAAVAASVGGQTVAAPPAAVAVAARPASWARAPSEPARRIEMYSPAFYAACTADGVASSGLTHMTFTPLDLIDPAKYKSISSGFGVLFKEQGPKGFFRGWVPTLLGYSAQGACKFGFYEFFKKYYSDIAGPEYAAK comes from the exons ATGGCGGTCTCCGAGAGCTCACGGAATGCGCTGCTCCCTAGCTTCCTTTATGCTGCCCAGGCCACTGCGTCCCACTTTGCTGCCGTCGCCGCTAGCGTGGGCGGGCAAACGGTCGCCGCACCACCTGCGGCGGTAGCGGTGGCGGCGCGGCCCGCTAGTTGGGCGCGGGCGCCGAGCGAGCCGGCTCGGAGGATTGAGATGTACTCGCCGGCATTCTACGCGGCGTGCACGGCCGACGGCGTCGCTAGCAGTGGGCTCACGCACATGACCTTCACACCCCTGGACCTC ATCGATCCAGCCAAGTACAAGAGTATCTCATCTGGTTTTGGTGTTTTGTTCAAAGAGCAAGGGCCCAAGGGCTTTTTCAGGGGCTGGGTACCTACCCTACTTGGATACAGTGCTCAGGGAGCCTGCAAGTTCGGTTTCTATGAGTTCTTCAAAAAGTATTACTCGGACATTGCTGGCCCTGAGTATGCCGCCAAGTAG